Proteins encoded within one genomic window of Haematobia irritans isolate KBUSLIRL chromosome 5, ASM5000362v1, whole genome shotgun sequence:
- the Usp20-33 gene encoding ubiquitin specific protease 20/33, giving the protein MSKQQPCSHLSPVHHVLHLLDIKLDENNVCSNCQYAGPNLWICLCKKCMFIGCSEQCSDHSTEHFQRSKDKYLHSIALNLSSQRAWCYLCEREVPIGGVERPAQIVDPVVRAMRYSDDENDSDFGSGSDTGNGLVGLQNIANTCYMNSALQALSNVVPMTHYFLNCGDLMDQTLEQGASLQRCKAGLAKSYQRLMRDMWRRRDGKPFLAPRSILYGIRSVHPMFRGFQQHDTQEFLRCFMDQLHEELKESSHTTFENTKRSFPTSQESPEEDDISSDISSSASSQNLETNYVTCDSSNSESSSLCDNFTSPNLAAKNNTQSAAISSTTSPCSSNNANTSSLSSPTSVRSIVSEIFDGKLVSAVQCLTCDRISTREETFQDLSLPIPNRDFLTVLHQTNSMSVQSLNSIDSGSTNTARAQEGWISWIWNIVRSWLWGPSVTLHDCMASFFSADELKGDNMYSCEKCNKLRTGVKYSRILELPEVLCIHLKRFRHDLSYSSKISSHVEFPLENLDMRPYIHKDCKSQVANYNLTAVICHHGTVGGGHYTCLARNAFTDRWYEFDDHHVNEVSTDTVQNCQAYVLFYQKHNPQIDLLRFEANEMSASYPVAQSDLRFYISREWLARFNTFSEPGPISNWKMLCPHGGVMHTKMPMIHQLAVPISQHLWEFLYRKFGGGPAINMLFECAECKREAEALAQRQHYEHSVFQRYNGLDTELDSGAIYAISMPWLKSWQKFARGLTHKDPGPINNANIVPCSKEVIVKNSPVRSVRTGSDYVQLNAPLWRFLYDIYGGGPEVLLRPSLTEEIVIIDQDELDEDDGMLGSGNMSDTESKLGDFRYYHSLPSDHYISSNNSEGVINEINESDDADLENTAINKNKQKPKENIMNKKYSKISTISKKSKHKENKDLFGPQGNYNPKDETHSLNDGDLEEYKEQNNAEDDVVNNNNNNNNSSKSIYTKSKKNSFRSDKRSRKFSSSTTSTNENVNTTNETPPMSGRLQNHGGKRSKNKNSVVLKNFQSLAHEEVAASTSNNQDSNETDV; this is encoded by the exons ATGAGTAAACAGCAGCCGTGTTCGCATTTATCTCCTGTTCATCACGTGCTTCACTTGCTGGACATCAAACTTGATGAG aaCAATGTATGTTCCAATTGCCAATACGCTGGCCCAAATCTTTGGATATgcctttgtaaaaaatgcatgtTCATTGGATGCTCAGAACAGTGTTCCGATCATAGTACAGAACACTTTCAGCGCAGTAAGGATAAGTATTTGCACAGCATTGCATTGAATCTATCATCGCAGAGAGCGTGGTGTTACCTATGTGAACGTGAAGTCCCCATTGGTGGTGTAGAGCGTCCTGCACAAATTGTAGATCCAGTTGTTCGTGCCATGCGCTATTCAGATGATGAGAATGATTCCGATTTTGGCTCAGGATCAGACACTGGAAATGGTTTAGTAGGCTTACAAAATATTGCCAATACTTGTTATATGAACTCGGCTTTGCAAGCATTGAGCAATGTTGTACCTATGACGCATTATTTTCTCAATTGCGGTGACTTGATGGATCAAACTTTGGAACAAGGAGCCTCGTTACAACGCTGTAAAGCTGGATTGGCCAAAAGCTACCAACGTCTGATGAGGGATATGTGGCGGCGACGCGATGGCAAGCCATTTCTAGCGCCGCGTAGCATTTTGTATGGTATTCGTAGTGTGCATCCTATGTTTCGGGGTTTCCAACAGCATGATACCCAAGAATTTCTAAGATGTTTTATGGATCAATTGCATGAGGAACTAAAGGAATCTTCTCATACCACCTTTGAGAATACTAAAAGATCGTTTCCCACTTCACAAGAATCACCAGAAGAAGATGATATATCATCGGATATAAGTTCTTCGGCAAGTTCCCAAAACCTGGAAACGAACTATGTTACTTGTGATAGTTCTAATTCTGAATCATCTAGTCTCTGTGATAACTTCACATCCCCTAATCTCGCGGCAAAAAACAATACCCAGTCTGCGGCCATATCTTCCACAACATCTCCTTGCTCTAGCAATAATGCAAATACCTCTTCACTGTCATCGCCTACATCGGTGCGTTCTATTGTAAGCGAAATTTTCGATGGCAAACTCGTCAGTGCAGTTCAATGTCTGACTTGTGATCGCATTTCAACACGAGAGGAAACCTTCCAAGATCTTTCGTTGCCCATACCAAATCGAGACTTTCTTACAGTCTTACACCAAACCAACAGCATGAGTGTCCAAAGTTTAAATTCCAtagattctggtagcactaataCGGCACGAGCTCAAGAAGGATGGATTTCATGGATATGGAATATAGTGCGCTCTTGGTTGTGGGGTCCATCGGTTACACTGCATGACTGTATGGCCAGTTTCTTCAGTGCTGACGAACTGAAAGGCGATAATATGTATAGCTGTGAGAAATGTAACAAATTGAGAACTGGAGTAAAGTACTCACGAATTTTGGAATTACCCGAAGTCTTGTGTATTCATTTGAAGCGGTTTCGCCACGATCTATCGTACAGTTCCAAAATATCATCACATGTGGAGTTTCCCTTGGAAAACCTCGATATGCGaccatatatacacaaagattgCAAATCCCAAGTGGCCAATTACAATCTAACGGCGGTTATTTGCCACCATGGCACTGTGGGCGGTGGTCACTATACATGCCTGGCACGAAATGCTTTCACCgatcgctggtacgaatttgatGATCATCATGTTAATGAAGTTTCCACTGACACCGTACAAAATTGCCAAGCCTATGTTTTGTTCTATCAAAAACACAATCCACAAATCGACTTGTTGCGTTTTGAAGCGAATGAAATGTCGGCATCATACCCGGTGGCACAATCCGATTTACGTTTCTATATATCGCGAGAGTGGTTGGCACGCTTTAATACTTTCTCAGAGCCAGGACCTATAAGCAATTGGAAGATGTTGTGCCCCCATGGGGGTGTGATGCATACAAAAATGCCTATGATTCATCAATTAGCTGTGCCAATATCCCAGCATTTATGGGAGTTTCTGTATAGGAAATTCGGTGGTGGTCCTGCAATAAATATGTTGTTCGAATGTGCCGAATGCAAAAGGGAGGCAGAGGCATTGGCCCAGCGACAACACTACGAGCATTCCGTATTCCAGCGTTATAATGGCTTGGACACCGAATTGGATTCGGGAGCCATTTATGCTATATCGATGCCATGGCTAAAATCGTGGCAAAAATTTGCCAGAGGTCTAACTCACAAAGATCCCGGTCCTATTAATAATGCGAATATTGTTCCATGTTCTAAAGAGGTCATAGTCAAAAATTCACCAGTTCGCAGTGTTCGTACTGGTTCCGATTATGTACAATTAAATGCACCTTTATGGCGTTTCTTATATGACATATATGGAGGGGGGCCAGAAGTTCTATTAAGGCCATCGCTAACCGAAGAA ATTGTAATTATCGATCAAGATGAGTTGGATGAAGATGATGGAATGTTGGGTAGTGGTAATATGTCCGATACTGAAAGTAAATTGGGTGATTTTCGTTATTATCACTCATTGCCCAGCGATCATTATATTTCGTCAAATAACTCGGAAGGTGTTATCAATGAAATCAATGAATCGGATGATGCAGATTTAGAGAACACAgcaattaacaaaaacaaacaaaagccaaaagaaaatataatgaataaaaaatattccaagaTTTCCACTATATCCAAAAAGAGCAAGCATAAAGAAAACAAGGATTTGTTTGGACCTCAAG GCAATTACAATCCCAAAGATGAAACACATTCCCTCAATGATGGAGACCTCGAAGAGTATAAAGAACAAAACAATGCCGAAGATGATGTtgttaacaacaacaacaataataataacagtAGCAAatcaatatataccaaatccaaGAAAAATTCATTCCGTAGTGACAAACGTTCCCGAAAATTCTCATCATCAACCACCTCTACTAATGAGAATGTAAACACAACTAATGAAACTCCGCCAATGAGTGGACGTTTACAAAATCACGGTGGTAAACggagtaaaaacaaaaattccgttGTTTTGAAGAACTTTCAATCCTTAGCGCATGAAGAAGTAGCAGCGTCTACTTCAAATAATCAAGATTCCAATGAAACTGATGTTTAA
- the Snrk gene encoding SNF related kinase isoform X2 yields MQHHQHARTLEASSHTPSGGASYDGKIAGLYDLEETLGSGHFAVVKLARHVFTGAKVAVKVVDKTKLDEVSKAHLFQEVRCMKLVQHPNVVRLYEVIDTQTKLYLVLELGDGGDLYDYIMKHDGGLSENLARKYFRQILRAITYCHQLHVVHRDLKPENVVFFEKLGVVKLTDFGFSNKFSPGQKLETFCGSLAYSAPEILLGDSYDAPAVDIWSLGVILYMLVCGQPPFEKANDSETLTMIMDCKYSVPPQISPTCRKLIASMLVRDPKKRATLEEISADAWVNEMSTANDHMDSLPLISREQLSDEDHAFIIQKMINGNIAPKEDILQALDKDKYNHITATYFLLAEMRLRKRREEQHLKHNPNLASLQGKKNIVGRAQVPDKKGKPFESGGGGAGSGKPLLVPINIVCTPEPLQNLNEAKTDKRTRKCSIVREEDEEESSHESEGNELKVAVTRPSNKGNVCGGGGDADDNVVVMDTATKMVVSVDAALAQKLKQIDKDTTDLDVVGVHKDLQHIENVDKSSEMEDTLKGLKELEIGKLKHLPGNSHKNPVLTHRRHTKLNKIRTPSCSSSEASDDDTKSRNKKKIHKLGGDTPTRFRMHRRDSHDDSSDSQDQGFPTTGTHGGTHDLITSGNVSNKREGQTHQHNKSESDTRNKSHTHHSSQHKHHKHNSNRQTKDCAEKVHNSLAETKHSAPSSTLNHQIRIRRRIRESQSLDRITEAQEYEMRHQLCDNLISMGLFENKTNSHAMANSHGNDHDDDSLNYEEDSEDVVDFIKSCPIEKSPKEDYKKKNSDFANQAEQLRNSLNTLKLIGSDIGSGGGDYSHHSNSSSLKSSHTHSSASSSIYKLNSIEEIDLIIKEKSLTKTLQATSSKCFVTIRKIRKLGKYFPVVNFS; encoded by the exons ATGCAACATCACCAGCATGCCAGAACGCTGGAGGCTTCGTCCCATACACCATCAGGGGGTGCTTCATATGATGGAAAAATTGCTGGGCTTTATGATTTGGAAGAGACCTTGGGATCTGGTCATTTTGCCGTAGTGAAATTAGCTCGCCATGTCTTCACGGGGGCAAAGGTTGCAGTAAAAGTAGTGGACAAAACAAAATTGGATGAAGTCTCCAAGGCCCATTTATTTCAGGAAGTAAG ATGCATGAAGCTGGTACAGCATCCAAATGTTGTACGTTTGTACGAAGTTATAGACactcaaactaaattatatttagTTTTGGAACTAGGTGATGGCGGCGATCTCTATGACTATATTATGAAACATGATGGaggtttaagtgaaaatttggcaagaaaatattttcgtcAAATTCTGCGAGCCATCACATATTGTcatcaactacatgttgtccatAG agatCTAAAACCAGAAAATGTAGTGTTCTTTGAAAAACTGGGTGTTGTAAAATTAACAGATTTTGGCTTTAGCAATAAATTTTCACCAGGCCAAAAACTAGAAACATTTTGTGGAAGTTTAGCTTATTCAGCGCCTGAAATATTACTTGGTGATTCATACGATGCGCCAGCTGTGG ataTCTGGTCATTGGGAGTTATACTCTatatgttggtatgtggtcagcCGCCATTTGAGAAGGCTAATGATTCGGAAACCTTGACCATGATTATGGATTGCAAATACAGTGTGCCACCACAAATTTCACCAACATGTCGAAAACTTATTGCTTCAATGCTCGTTCGTGACCCTAAAAAGCGTGCCACTCTCGAGGAAATATCAGCCGATGCTTGGGTAAATGAAATGAGTACAGCAAATGATCATATGGATTCGCTTCCTTTGATAAGTCGAGAACAGTTAAGCGATGAAGATCATGCTTTCATAATACAAAAGATGATCAATGGAAATATAGCACCAAAAGAGGACATTTTACA AGCATTAGATAAAGATAAGTATAATCATATAACTGCAACATATTTCCTATTGGCTGAAATGCGTTTACGTAAACGTAGAGAAGAACAGCATTTAAAGCATAATCCAAATTTGGCATCATTACAAGGCAAAAA aaatattgtGGGGCGTGCCCAAGTGCCGGATAAAAAAGGCAAACCCTTCGAGAGCGGGGGAGGTGGTGCAGGAAGTGGTAAACCATTGTTGGTACCTATTAATATAGTTTGTACTCCGGAgcctttacaaaatttaaatgaagccAAAACg GACAAGCGTACTCGAAAATGCAGTATTGTACGGGAAGAAGATGAAGAGGAGTCCTCCCATGAATCCGAGGGGAATGAATTAAAAGTTGCTGTCACTAGAC CCTCTAACAAGGGCAATGTTTGTGGCGGTGGAGGAGATGCCGATGACAATGTTGTAGTAATGGATACGGCAACCAAAATGGTTGTATCTGTTGATGCTGCGCTGGcgcaaaaactcaaacaaatcgaCAAGGATACAACCGATCTTGATGTAGTTGGAGTTCATAAGGATTTACAACACATTGAAAACGTGGACAAATCATCTGAGATGGAAGACACTTTAAAGGGTTTAAAGGAACTGGAAATAGGCAAACTAAAACATTTACCTGGGAATTCACATAAAAATCCAGTGCTAACACATAGACGGCATACAAAATTGAATAAGATTAGGACACCATCGTGTAGCAGTTCAGAGGCATCAGACGACGATACAAAAAGTcgcaataaaaagaaaatccaCAAACTTGGTGGTGATACCCCCACACGTTTTCGTATGCATCGTCGAGATTCCCATGATGATTCGAGCGATTCACAAGACCAAGGCTTTCCTACTACGGGTACTCATGGTGGTACCCATGACTTGATAACATCAGGAAATGTTAGCAATAAAAGGGAGGGTCAAACGCATCAG CATAACAAATCTGAATCGGATACACGCAATAAGTCGCATACCCATCATTCTTCACAACACAAACATCataaacacaatagcaatagaCAAACAAAAGATTGTGCCGAAAAAGTCCACAACTCACTGGCTGAGACAAAACATTCGGCTCCATCAAGCACTCTAAATCATCAAATACGGATAAGGAGACGAATACGCGAAAGTCAATCATTAGATCGTATCACTGAAGCTCAAGAATACGAAATGCGTCATCAATTATGCGACAATCTCATATCAATGGGTCTATTTGAGAATAAGACAAATAGTCATGCGATGGCAAACAGCCATGGAAATGACCACGACGATGATAGTCTCAATTATGAAGAGGATTCTGAGGACGTTGTCGATTTCATTAAATCCTGCCCAATAGAAAAATcaccaaaagaagattataagaaaaag aattCCGATTTTGCCAATCAAGCTGAGCAACTCAGAAATTCATTGAACACATTGAAACTGATCGGTAGCGATATTGGAAGTGGCGGTGGTGATTACAGCCATCATTCAAATAGCAGTAGCTTAAAATCATCTCATACCCATAGTTCAGCAAGTAGTAGCATTTATAAACTGAATTCCATAGAAGAAATTGATTTGATCATCAAAGAAAAGAGTCTAACAAAAACATTACAGGCAACCAGTTCGAAATGTTTTGTAACCATAAGGAAGATACGCAAATTAGGCAAATATTTTCCAGTGGttaatttttcataa
- the Snrk gene encoding SNF related kinase isoform X1 has protein sequence MQHHQHARTLEASSHTPSGGASYDGKIAGLYDLEETLGSGHFAVVKLARHVFTGAKVAVKVVDKTKLDEVSKAHLFQEVRCMKLVQHPNVVRLYEVIDTQTKLYLVLELGDGGDLYDYIMKHDGGLSENLARKYFRQILRAITYCHQLHVVHRDLKPENVVFFEKLGVVKLTDFGFSNKFSPGQKLETFCGSLAYSAPEILLGDSYDAPAVDIWSLGVILYMLVCGQPPFEKANDSETLTMIMDCKYSVPPQISPTCRKLIASMLVRDPKKRATLEEISADAWVNEMSTANDHMDSLPLISREQLSDEDHAFIIQKMINGNIAPKEDILQALDKDKYNHITATYFLLAEMRLRKRREEQHLKHNPNLASLQGKKNIVGRAQVPDKKGKPFESGGGGAGSGKPLLVPINIVCTPEPLQNLNEAKTDKRTRKCSIVREEDEEESSHESEGNELKVAVTRRESISDGRLNRSVQEKCSNIVSSTASNKGNVCGGGGDADDNVVVMDTATKMVVSVDAALAQKLKQIDKDTTDLDVVGVHKDLQHIENVDKSSEMEDTLKGLKELEIGKLKHLPGNSHKNPVLTHRRHTKLNKIRTPSCSSSEASDDDTKSRNKKKIHKLGGDTPTRFRMHRRDSHDDSSDSQDQGFPTTGTHGGTHDLITSGNVSNKREGQTHQHNKSESDTRNKSHTHHSSQHKHHKHNSNRQTKDCAEKVHNSLAETKHSAPSSTLNHQIRIRRRIRESQSLDRITEAQEYEMRHQLCDNLISMGLFENKTNSHAMANSHGNDHDDDSLNYEEDSEDVVDFIKSCPIEKSPKEDYKKKNSDFANQAEQLRNSLNTLKLIGSDIGSGGGDYSHHSNSSSLKSSHTHSSASSSIYKLNSIEEIDLIIKEKSLTKTLQATSSKCFVTIRKIRKLGKYFPVVNFS, from the exons ATGCAACATCACCAGCATGCCAGAACGCTGGAGGCTTCGTCCCATACACCATCAGGGGGTGCTTCATATGATGGAAAAATTGCTGGGCTTTATGATTTGGAAGAGACCTTGGGATCTGGTCATTTTGCCGTAGTGAAATTAGCTCGCCATGTCTTCACGGGGGCAAAGGTTGCAGTAAAAGTAGTGGACAAAACAAAATTGGATGAAGTCTCCAAGGCCCATTTATTTCAGGAAGTAAG ATGCATGAAGCTGGTACAGCATCCAAATGTTGTACGTTTGTACGAAGTTATAGACactcaaactaaattatatttagTTTTGGAACTAGGTGATGGCGGCGATCTCTATGACTATATTATGAAACATGATGGaggtttaagtgaaaatttggcaagaaaatattttcgtcAAATTCTGCGAGCCATCACATATTGTcatcaactacatgttgtccatAG agatCTAAAACCAGAAAATGTAGTGTTCTTTGAAAAACTGGGTGTTGTAAAATTAACAGATTTTGGCTTTAGCAATAAATTTTCACCAGGCCAAAAACTAGAAACATTTTGTGGAAGTTTAGCTTATTCAGCGCCTGAAATATTACTTGGTGATTCATACGATGCGCCAGCTGTGG ataTCTGGTCATTGGGAGTTATACTCTatatgttggtatgtggtcagcCGCCATTTGAGAAGGCTAATGATTCGGAAACCTTGACCATGATTATGGATTGCAAATACAGTGTGCCACCACAAATTTCACCAACATGTCGAAAACTTATTGCTTCAATGCTCGTTCGTGACCCTAAAAAGCGTGCCACTCTCGAGGAAATATCAGCCGATGCTTGGGTAAATGAAATGAGTACAGCAAATGATCATATGGATTCGCTTCCTTTGATAAGTCGAGAACAGTTAAGCGATGAAGATCATGCTTTCATAATACAAAAGATGATCAATGGAAATATAGCACCAAAAGAGGACATTTTACA AGCATTAGATAAAGATAAGTATAATCATATAACTGCAACATATTTCCTATTGGCTGAAATGCGTTTACGTAAACGTAGAGAAGAACAGCATTTAAAGCATAATCCAAATTTGGCATCATTACAAGGCAAAAA aaatattgtGGGGCGTGCCCAAGTGCCGGATAAAAAAGGCAAACCCTTCGAGAGCGGGGGAGGTGGTGCAGGAAGTGGTAAACCATTGTTGGTACCTATTAATATAGTTTGTACTCCGGAgcctttacaaaatttaaatgaagccAAAACg GACAAGCGTACTCGAAAATGCAGTATTGTACGGGAAGAAGATGAAGAGGAGTCCTCCCATGAATCCGAGGGGAATGAATTAAAAGTTGCTGTCACTAGACGTGAGTCAATATCAGATGGCCGCCTCAATCGTTCTGTTCAAGAGAAATGTTCTAATATTGTCTCCTCCACAGCCTCTAACAAGGGCAATGTTTGTGGCGGTGGAGGAGATGCCGATGACAATGTTGTAGTAATGGATACGGCAACCAAAATGGTTGTATCTGTTGATGCTGCGCTGGcgcaaaaactcaaacaaatcgaCAAGGATACAACCGATCTTGATGTAGTTGGAGTTCATAAGGATTTACAACACATTGAAAACGTGGACAAATCATCTGAGATGGAAGACACTTTAAAGGGTTTAAAGGAACTGGAAATAGGCAAACTAAAACATTTACCTGGGAATTCACATAAAAATCCAGTGCTAACACATAGACGGCATACAAAATTGAATAAGATTAGGACACCATCGTGTAGCAGTTCAGAGGCATCAGACGACGATACAAAAAGTcgcaataaaaagaaaatccaCAAACTTGGTGGTGATACCCCCACACGTTTTCGTATGCATCGTCGAGATTCCCATGATGATTCGAGCGATTCACAAGACCAAGGCTTTCCTACTACGGGTACTCATGGTGGTACCCATGACTTGATAACATCAGGAAATGTTAGCAATAAAAGGGAGGGTCAAACGCATCAG CATAACAAATCTGAATCGGATACACGCAATAAGTCGCATACCCATCATTCTTCACAACACAAACATCataaacacaatagcaatagaCAAACAAAAGATTGTGCCGAAAAAGTCCACAACTCACTGGCTGAGACAAAACATTCGGCTCCATCAAGCACTCTAAATCATCAAATACGGATAAGGAGACGAATACGCGAAAGTCAATCATTAGATCGTATCACTGAAGCTCAAGAATACGAAATGCGTCATCAATTATGCGACAATCTCATATCAATGGGTCTATTTGAGAATAAGACAAATAGTCATGCGATGGCAAACAGCCATGGAAATGACCACGACGATGATAGTCTCAATTATGAAGAGGATTCTGAGGACGTTGTCGATTTCATTAAATCCTGCCCAATAGAAAAATcaccaaaagaagattataagaaaaag aattCCGATTTTGCCAATCAAGCTGAGCAACTCAGAAATTCATTGAACACATTGAAACTGATCGGTAGCGATATTGGAAGTGGCGGTGGTGATTACAGCCATCATTCAAATAGCAGTAGCTTAAAATCATCTCATACCCATAGTTCAGCAAGTAGTAGCATTTATAAACTGAATTCCATAGAAGAAATTGATTTGATCATCAAAGAAAAGAGTCTAACAAAAACATTACAGGCAACCAGTTCGAAATGTTTTGTAACCATAAGGAAGATACGCAAATTAGGCAAATATTTTCCAGTGGttaatttttcataa